A section of the Oryzias latipes chromosome 10, ASM223467v1 genome encodes:
- the LOC101167550 gene encoding ankyrin repeat and KH domain-containing protein 1 isoform X5 → MQDAVAGTAMLTDGFEDEIDSVTPRSPVAEMGVGATPGGVGLGGIGIGVGGKKVRLYSEPGGPGAERLDFKLAAAAVLSSGPGSGSDEDEVSEVESFILDQEDLDNPIMKTASELLLSSATDGVDLRTVDPETQARLEALLEAAGIGKLSTADGKAFADPEVLRRLTSSVSCALDEAAAALTRMRAENTLNAGQADNLVIFSRSLAEACSDGDVNAVRKLLDEGRSVNEHTEEGESLLCLACSAGYYELAQVLLAMHANVEDRGIKGDITPLMAAASGGYVDIVKLLLVHGADVNAQSSTGNTALTYACAGGFVDVVKVLLKEGANIEDHNENGHTPLMEAASAGHVEVARVLLEYGAGINTHSNEFKESALTLACYKGHLDMVRFLLEAGADQEHKTDEMHTALMEACMDGHVEVARLLLDSGAQVNMPADSFESPLTLAACGGHVELAALLIERGANLEEVNDEGYTPLMEAAREGHEEMVALLLAQGANINAQTEETQETALTLACCGGFLEVADFLIKAGADIELGCSTPLMEAAQEGHLELVKYLLAAGANVHATTATGDTALTYACENGHTDVADVLLQAGANLEHESEGGRTPLMKAARAGHLCTVQFLISKGANVNRTTANNDHTVVSLACAGGHLAVVELLLAHGADPTHRLKDGSTMLIEAAKGGHTNVVSYLLDYPNNILSVPAPDLSQFTPPSQDASQVPRVPFQALAMVVPPQEPDRAPSNISTPPPISSKGVSKQRQAAMQPGVPCSVGRGSEAEPLPPFHLCQPLECIVEETEGKLNELGQRISAIEKAQLQSLELIQGEPLTKDKIEELKKSREEQVQKKKKILKELQKVERRLQLKTQQQFTKEYMEAKGLKEDQEAGQSQGPGPGPGITATDPALLLSTAVVQAHTGSDTDEEANKDEEQEDQPGEDGEEEEEDDDEEEEGSDDDGEDDDYPKLPQVDTILYRDGPQQPPLPPSPQTQPQPPPPPLQAPFVPIQPLPDYNPADYAGSTSPELQRVLLGQQILGQQQGQGQQLAGLGPGMIPQHAPDGLMVATPAQTLTDTLDDIMAAVSSRVPMLNTTTSPTPLSQPPAQTPANIASPPSVLPLYPSVDIDAHTESNHDTALTLACAGGHEELVSVLLARGANIEHRDKKGFTPLILAATAGHVGVVEVLLDKCGDIEAQSERTKDTPLSLACSGGRQEVVELLLLRGANKEHRNVSDYTPLSLAASGGYVNIIKILLNAGAEINSRTGSKLGISPLMLAAMNGHVPAVKLLLDMGSDINAQIETNRNTALTLACFQGRAEVVSLLLDRKANVEHRAKTGLTPLMEAASGGYAEVGRVLLDKGADVNAPPVPSSRDTALTIAADKGHYKFCELLINRCAHIDVRNKKGNTPLWLAANGGHFEVVQLLVHASADVDAADNRKITPLMAAFRKGHVKVVQYLVKEVNQFPSDIECMRYIATIADKELLKKCHQCMETIVKAKDQQAAEANKNASILLKELDLEKSREESKKQALAAKREKRKEKRKKKKEEQKRKQEEEEGQKTKEESSEMHDQKEDSADEAEVPIEPPSATTTTTIGISATSPTFTTPFGKKRANVATTPSTNRKNKKNKTKDSAPSEPIILQDPQVVLAQHKADKNKIHGEPRGGGGGVTGGNSDSDPLDSTDCASESSSSGGKSQELNYLPDLTSFASSSSSSSSSSSSSSSAPSSGAAPSQIPLPGPEKRHFPQPQADSKVDNKVTVSISKPLQKVPDANDSTSNSLPSPFKPMVLPVTSPNTKHSLTSPKRIQKRDEGWKEVVRRSKKLSVPASVVSRIMGRGGCNITAIQDVTGAHIDVDKQKDKNGERMITIRGGTESTRYAVQLINALIQDPAKELEDLIPRNHIRAPGSKTTPASFSSTPPSTSSSSSQSAGKIGKGLSSNIRQPFPVSLPLAYAHPQLALLAQTMHQIRHPRLPMAQFGGTFSPQSSTWGPFPVRPVSPGSANSSPKHNGGANNAGAQARSNSTHSEHSITASSGTAVPTSNMTTTSVPNTSAASPHPTNPTPYNPQQSVPTPSSVRKQLFAPDPKLAGATPVSSAAQCSGSNTVAGTASPAHHSSTTTTANPSLEPVGSISQAPAQPAKSEPSGVAPPGKDKLPLHGESQTVSVSESINSVGFSSQAMTVVSKSESRQQLPPPPSSASSTEAPPPLLNPQPSSHLPSASAPILSPRVAHPNNTIPHFSAPAPRISHRMQPSGPYYSLSEQQTQQQQLSGFVPPSKESLKQTQNQTSQPPSGPAQAQSHAHGQAPGSLQVSVNMGIINGSQMPHVTGAGKPQQIPPNFGPAGLFSISSIFDNSQVGNSQVWGACHLPARSPPEQSYSAHPPFVMGQMENMMPPPPPDSSKAPGYRPVSQAISGSHMYVQQGHGGVGTPSISRQHFSPHPWSASTSGESLVLPPPTVSSSAMVPPPQPKPGNSSQQDRKVPPPIGTERLARIRQTGTVNPPLLPSSYPASVGQGGIWSFGVGSASEAMSGWSQPLMGSHMMHPQLQPDQSAFSQHQLMEQDDTGIANPANNYHQPQHLPSNYIDFQKGMPMSMYGGTMLTPHPPMAEGPGGPMYNGLHAGDPAWSPIIKVVPGSADNSDPQQQVWPGTWAPHVGNVHLNHVN, encoded by the exons ATGCAGGATGCTGTAGCCGGGACAGCAATGCTGACGGACGGCTTTGAGGACGAGATTGACTCGGTGACTCCTCGCTCCCCAGTGGCAGAGATGGGGGTAGGAGCGACACCAGGAGGAGTCGGACTAGGGGGCATTGGGATTGGTGTAGGTGGAAAGAAAGTGCGTTTGTACAGTGAACCAGGTGGACCTGGAGCAGAAAGACTGGATTTCAAACTAGCGGCTGCGGCCGTCCTCTCCTCGGGTCCAGGATCCGGCAGCGACGAAGACGAGGTTTCAGAG GTGGAGTCATTCATTTTGGACCAGGAGGACTTGGACAACCCCATCATGAAGACGGCATCAGAGTTGCTTTTGTCCAGCGCCACAGACGGAGTGGATTTGAGGACTGTTGATCCAGAGACGCAGGCCCGACTTGAAGCTCTGCTGGAAGCTGCAG GCATCGGTAAACTGTCCACTGCCGATGGCAAAGCTTTTGCAGACCCTGAAGTGCTACGGCGGCTGACGTCATCAGTGAGCTGTGCCCTGGATGAGGCTGCAGCTGCCCTGACCCGTATGAGAGCAGAAAACACACTCAACGCTGGTCAGGCTGACAA TTTGGTTATTTTCAGCCGCAGCTTAGCAGAGGCGTGTTCAGATGGAGATGTCAACGCTGTGCGCAAACTTCTGGATGAAGGCCGGAGCGTCAACGAACACACAGAAGAGGGAGAAAGCCTGTTGTGCCTGGCCTGCTCTGCTGGTTATTATGAACTTGCACAG GTTTTGTTGGCCATGCATGCCAATGTAGAAGATCGGGGCATCAAGGGGGACATAACGCCCCTGATGGCTGCTGCCAGTGGAGGCTATGTGGACATTGTCAAACTGCTCCTAGTCCATGGAGCAGATGTTAATGCACAATCTTCCACAG GCAACACAGCTCTGACGTATGCATGTGCCGGCGGCTTTGTGGATGTGGTTAAGGTGCTGCTAAAGGAGGGTGCAAACATTGAAGATCACAATGAGAATGGACACACTCCCCTCATGGAGGCGGCCAGCGCCGGCCATGTAGAAGTGGCCAGGGTCCTTTTGGAGTATGGCGCCGGCATCAACACACACTCCAACGAGTTCAAGGAGAGTGCTCTAACACTTGCCTGCTACAAAG GTCACTTGGATATGGTGCGCTTTCTCTTGGAGGCTGGAGCTGACCAGGAGCATAAAACAGATGAGATGCATACAGCACTAATGGAGGCTTGCATG GACGGCCATGTGGAGGTAGCGCGACTGCTGTTGGACAGCGGTGCACAGGTCAACATGCCAGCGGACTCCTTTGAGTCGCCCCTCACCCTTGCTGCGTGTGGAGGACACGTGGAGCTGGCAGCCTTGCTCATTGAGAGAGGTGCCAATTTGGAAGAG GTTAATGATGAAGGCTACACTCCGCTGATGGAGGCAGCAAGAGAAGGTCATGAAGAGATGGTAGCGCTTCTGTTAGCTCAAG GTGCTAACATCAACGCCCAGACAGAGGAGACCCAGGAGACTGCGTTGACACTGGCATGTTGCGGAGGCTTTTTGGAAGTTGCAGACTTCCTCATTAAAGCAGGAGCTGATATTGAGCTAGGATGCTCCACTCCTCTAATGGAAGCTGCACAGGAAGGCCATCTGGAGCTGGTCAAATACCTACTAGCTGCAg gTGCCAATGTTCATGCCACCACAGCAACAGGAGACACAGCATTGACCTATGCATGTGAGAATGGGCACACGGATGTGGCTGATGTGCTGCTGCAAGCTGGAGCCAACTTG GAGCATGAATCAGAAGGCGGCCGGACCCCCCTCATGAAGGCAGCAAGGGCGGGGCATCTCTGCACAGTACAGTTTCTCATCAGCAAAG GTGCTAATGTCAACAGAACTACTGCCAACAATGATCACACAGTGGTCTCTCTGGCCTGTGCTGGAGGGCATCTCGCTGTGGTGGAGTTGCTGTTGGCACACGGCGCAGATCCTACGCACAGACTCAAA GATGGTTCAACCATGCTGATTGAAGCTGCTAAGGGTGGCCACACTAACGTGGTGTCCTACTTGTTGGATTACCCCAACAACATCCTGTCTGTACCAGCCCCCGACCTGTCCCAGTTCACACCCCCATCACAAGACGCCTCTCAG GTTCCTCGTGTCCCATTCCAAGCTCTCGCCATGGTAGTACCCCCCCAGGAGCCCGACAGAGCCCCATCAAACATCTCCACACCCCCACCCATTTCCAGCAAAG GCGTGTCTAAACAGAGGCAAGCAGCCATGCAGCCCGGTGTCCCCTGTTCTGTGGGACGGGGGTCTGAAGCGGAGCCTCTGCCACCCTTCCACTTGTGCCAACCTCTGGAGTGCATTGTGGAGGAAACGGAGGGAAAGCTAAATGAGCTGGGCCAGAGAATTAGCGCTATTGAAAAGGCTCAGCTACAATCATTAGAGCTTATTCAGGGGGAGCCGCTCACCAAAGACAAGATTGAGGAGCTaaagaagagcagagaggaacag gtgcagaagaagaagaaaatcttgAAGGAGTTGCAGAAGGTAGAGCGTCGGCTGCAGTTGAAAACACAGCAACAGTTCACCAAAGAGTACATGGAAGCAAAGGGCTTAAAGGAAGATCAGGAGGCGGGACAAAGCCAGGGCCCGGGGCCGGGGCCTGGGATTACAGCAACAGACCCCGCGCTCCTCCTTTCCACGGCAGTTGTTCAGGCGCACACTGGCTCCGACACGGATGAAGAGGCCAACAAAGACGAGGAACAAGAAGACCAGCCAGGGGAGGACGGGGAAGAG gaagaggaagatgatgatgaagaagaggagggctCAGATGACGACGGCGAGGACGACGACTATCCCAAGCTTCCTCAGGTTGACACAATCCTCTATAGGGATGGACCACAgcagcctcctcttcctccttcgcCACAGACTCAGCCtcagcctcctcctccacctcttcaGGCTCCTTTTGTCCCAATCCAACCCCTGCCAGATTACAATCCTGCAGACTACGCAGGAAGTACAAGTCCAGAGCTGCAGAGGGTATTGCTGGGGCAACAGATTCTAGGGCAGCAGCAGGGTCAGGGTCAACAGCTTGCTGGGCTTGGTCCTGGAATGATACCGCAGCATGCTCCAGATGGGCTGATGGTAGCTACACCTGCGCAGACGCTCACAGACACGCTGGATGACATCATGGCAG ctGTGAGCAGTCGCGTGCCCATGCTGAACACTACGACTTCTCCCACGCCCCTCTCCCAGCCGCCTGCACAGACGCCCGCAAACATCGCATCTCCCCCTTCTGTACTGCCCTTGTACCCCTCTGTTGACATTGATGCACAT ACGGAGAGTAATCACGACACAGCGTTGACGTTAGCGTGTGCAGGAGGACACGAGGAGCTAGTGTCTGTCCTCCTGGCACGGGGAGCCAACATCGAGCACCGGGATAAGAAAG GGTTTACCCCTTTGATCCTGGCAGCCACTGCTGGCCACGTGGGAGTGGTTGAGGTGCTGCTTGACAAATGCGGTGACATCGAGGCCCAGTCAGAGAGAACCAAAGACACGCCCCTCTCGCTGGCCTGCTCCGGGGGACGCCAAGAG GTTGTGGAGTTGCTGCTGCTGCGTGGAGCCAACAAGGAACACCGCAACGTTTCAGACTACACTCCTCTGAGCTTGGCTGCTTCTGGAGGATATGTCAATATCATCAAGATACTCCTCAACGCTGGAGCTGAGATCAACTCCAG GACCGGCAGCAAGCTGGGAATCTCTCCGCTGATGCTGGCTGCGATGAACGGCCATGTGCCAGCTGTGAAGCTGTTGCTGGATATGGGCTCCGACATCAACGCCCAGATTGAAACCAACCGAAACACCGCTTTGACTCTAGCCTGCTTTCAGGGGCGGGCCGAGGTCGTCAGCCTGCTGCTCGATCGCAAGGCTAATGTTGAGCATCGGGCCAAG ACTGGTTTAACTCCTCTGATGGAAGCAGCCTCTGGAGGTTATGCAGAAGTGGGCCGTGTCCTGTTGGACAAAGGTGCTGATGTCAATGCTCCCCCTGTCCCCTCATCCCGAGACACTGCCCTCACCATTGCTGCTGACAAGGGCCACTACAAGTTCTGTGAGCTGCTTATCAACAG GTGCGCTCATATTGATGTACGAAACAAGAAAGGGAACACTCCTCTCTGGTTGGCAGCAAACGGTGGTCACTTTGAAGTTGTTCAGCTCCTTGTACACGCCAGCGCCGATGTGGATGCAGCCGACAACCGCAAAATCACCCCACTTATGGCGGCATTTCGCAAG GGTCACGTGAAGGTGGTTCAGTATCTTGTGAAGGAGGTTAACCAGTTCCCATCAGACATCGAGTGCATGAGATATATTGCTACCATCGCAGACAAG GAGCTGTTAAAGAAATGCCACCAATGTATGGAGACCATTGTCAAAGCTAAAGATCAGCAAGCAGCTGAAGCCAACAAAAATGCTAGCATTCTTCTTAAGGAGCTGGACCTGGAGAAG TCTCGAGAAGAGAGCAAGAAGCAGGCCCTGGCTGCAAAGCGGGAGAAGAGGAAGGAGAAACGcaagaagaaaaaggaggagcaaaagaggaagcaggaggaagaagagggacAGAAAACGAAGGAGGAGTCCTCTGAGATGCACGACCAGAAGGAGGATTCAGCTGATG AAGCTGAAGTTCCCATTGAACCTCCAAGTGcgaccaccaccaccaccatcggTATATCAGCCACCTCCCCCACCTTCACTACACCTTTTGGTAAGAAGCGAGCAAACGTGGCCACTACCCCAAGCACCAATCGcaagaacaaaaagaacaagACTAAGGATTCAGCACCAAGTGAACCAATTATATTACAGGACCCCCag GTTGTGTTAGCACAACACAAGGCTGACAAGAACAAGATCCATGGTGAGCCacgtggtgggggtgggggcgtGACGGGTGGCAACAGCGATTCTGACCCGCTGGACAGCACCGATTGTGCCagtgagagcagcagcagtggtgGGAAGAGTCAGGAGCTCAACTACCTCCCTGACCTCACCTCCttcgcctcctcctcctcttcctcttcttcttcttcatcctcctcatcctcggCCCCTTCCTCAGGAGCGGCCCCCTCCCAGATCCCCTTGCCTGGCCCAGAGAAGAGACACTTTCCTCAGCCGCAAGCTGACAGCAAAGTAGACAATAAGGTCACGGTCTCCATCTCAAAGCCACTGCAAAA AGTTCCAGATGCAAACGACTCCACCTCAAACTCTTTGCCTTCGCCGTTCAAACCCATGGTTCTTCCCGTCACGTCGCCCAACACCAAGCACAGCCTCACAAGTCCAAAGAGAATCCAAAAAAGAGATGAAGGGTGGAAAGAGGTGGTCAGAAG ATCAAAGAAGCTGTCTGTGCCAGCCTCTGTTGTGTCTCGGATCATGGGCCGAGGAGGCTGCAACATCACGGCCATTCAAGACGTGACAGGAGCTCATATTGACGTGGACAAACAGAAGGACAAGAATGGGGAGAGAATGATTACTAtcag AGGAGGGACGGAGTCTACACGGTATGCAGTGCAGCTGATCAACGCTCTAATCCAAGACCCAGCCAAGGAGCTTGAGGATCTAATTCCCCGAAACCACATCAGGGCCCCAGGCTCTAAAACAACCCCAGCATCCTTTTCTTCTACC CCCCCCTCcacatcttcatcctcctctcagTCTGCAGGGAAGATTGGGAAGGGGCTTTCATCAAACATCAGACAGCCTTTCCCAGTGTCTCTGCCCCTGGCATACGCCCACCCTCAGCTTGCCCTGCTGGCTCAGACGATGCACCAAATCAGACATCCTCGTCTACCTATGGCTCAGTTTGGAGGCACCTTCTCTCCCCAATCCAGTACCTGGGGTCCCTTCCCAGTCCGTCCCGTAAGTCCCGGCAGTGCTAACAGCTCCCCAAAACACAACGGAGGCGCAAACAATGCTGGTGCTCAGGCCAGATCCAACTCGACCCACAGCGAGCACAGCATCACAGCCAGCTCAGGAACGGCAGTCCCCACCTCCAACATGACCACCACTAGTGTGCCCAACACATCTGCAGCCTCGCCTCATCCCACTAATCCTACTCCGTATAATCCACAGCAAAGTGTCCCCACTCCTTCGTCTGTTAGGAAGCAGCTCTTTGCCCCTGACCCCAAACTTGCTGGCGCCACCCCTGTATCTTCTGCTGCTCAGTGCAGTGGTAGTAATACAGTAGCAGGCACGGCTTCTCCTGCACATCACAGTTCAACCACGACAACGGCAAACCCCTCTCTGGAGCCAGTAGGATCCATTTCTCAGGCCCCCGCCCAGCCCGCTAAATCAGAGCCCAGTGGTGTTGCCCCTCCTGGGAAGGACAAGCTGCCTCTACACGGAGAGAGCCAGACTGTGTCAGTCAGCGAGAGCATCAACTCTGTCGGTTTCAGTTCTCAAGCCATGACTGTAGTTTCCAAATCAGAGTCTCGACAGCAATTGCCacctcctccctcctctgcATCGTCGACGGAagctcctcctcccctccttaACCCACAGCCCAGTTCTCACCTTCCTTCAGCGTCGGCCCCCATCCTCTCCCCCAGGGTTGCGCACCCCAACAACACCATTCCTCATTTCTCAGCCCCCGCTCCCAGGATCTCTCATCGTATGCAGCCATCAGGGCCTTACTATTCCCTTTCTGAGCAACAGacgcagcagcaacagctgtcTGGGTTTGTGCCCCCAAGCAAGGAATCCCTCAAACAAACCCAAAACCAGACGTCCCAGCCACCAAGTGGACCCGCTCAAGCCCAATCACACGCCCATGGTCAGGCTCCAGGCTCCCTCCAGGTCTCTGTGAACATGGGGATCATCAACGGTTCCCAGATGCCGCATGTCACTGGTGCAGGGAAGCCTCAGCAGATCCCTCCCAACTTTGGTCCTGCAGGTCTcttcagcatcagcagcatctttGATAACAGCCAA GTGGGAAACAGTCAGGTATGGGGAGCGTGCCATTTACCTGCTCGATCACCACCAGAGCAGTCGTATTCAGCCCATCCGCCTTTTGTCATGGGCCAAATGGAAAATATGATGCCCCCACCTCCACCAGACAGCTCCAAAGCACCTGGTTACCGCCCTGTCTCTCAGG ctATATCTGGCAGCCATATGTACGTGCAGCAGGGTCACGGAGGAGTCGGCACACCCTCCATCAGCAGACAGCACTTCTCCCCTCACCCATGGAGTGCGTCCACGTCAG GTGAATCCCTCGTCCTGCCTCCTCCTACAGTGTCCTCCTCTGCCATGGTGCCTCCTCCCCAACCGAAGCCAGGCAACTCCTCCCAGCAGGACCGAAAAGTTCCCCCACCTATCGGCACCGAACGGTTGGCGAGAATCAGACAGACTGGTACAGTCAACCCACCTCTCCTCCCAAGCAGCTACCCGGCTTCAGTTGGACAGGGGGGCATTTGGTCTTTTGGAGTTGGTAGCGCCTCAG AGGCCATGTCTGGTTGGTCCCAACCCCTGATGGGCAGCCACATGATGCACCCGCAGCTGCAGCCTGATCAGTCGGCCTTCTCTCAGCACCAGCTCATGGAACAGGACGACACCGGCATTGCAAACCCTGCTAACAACTACCACCAGCCTCAACATTTGCCCAGCAATTACATAGACTTCCAGAAG GGTATGCCTATGTCAATGTATGGAGGAACTATGCTGACTCCCCATCCTCCCATGGCAGAGGGGCCTGGGGGTCCAATGTACAATGGTTTGCATGCAGGTGACCCTGCATGGAGCCCCATCATCAAAGTTGTACCTGGCAGTGCAGACAATTCTGACCCACAGCAGCAG GTCTGGCCTGGTACCTGGGCACCTCATGTGGGCAACGTGCACCTGAACCATGTCAACTAG